In the Gorilla gorilla gorilla isolate KB3781 chromosome 10, NHGRI_mGorGor1-v2.1_pri, whole genome shotgun sequence genome, one interval contains:
- the VPS37B gene encoding vacuolar protein sorting-associated protein 37B isoform X4, with amino-acid sequence MTLASNRSLAEGNLLYQPQLDTLKARLTQKYQELQVLFEAYQIKKTKLDRQSSSASLETLLALLQAEGAKIEEDTENMAEKFLDGELPLDSFIDVYQSKRKLAHMRRVKIEKLQEMVLKGQRLPQALAPLPPRLPELAPTAPLPYPAPEASGPPAVAPRRIPPPPPPVPAGRLATPFTAAMSSGQAVPYPGLQCPPLPPRVGLPTQQGFSSQFVSPYPPPLPQRPPPRLPPHQPGFILQ; translated from the exons ATGACACTTGCCAGCAACCGGAGCCTGGCAGAAGGAAACCTTTTGTACCAGCCCCAGCTGGACACGTTGAAAGCACGCTTGACCCAGAAATACCAGGAACTCCAGGTTCTCTTTGAAGCCTATCAGATAAAGAAGACCAAATTAG acagacaGTCTAGCAGCGCTTCCTTGGAGACCCTGTTAGCACTTCTTCAGGCAGAAGGGGCCAAGATTGAGGAAGACACTGAG AACATGGCAGAGAAGTTTCTGGATGGAGAACTTCCTCTGGATTCCTTCATTGATGTCTATCAGAGCAAACGGAAACTGGCCCACATGCGACGGGTGAAAATCGAGAAGCTCCAGGAGATGGTGCTAAAGGGGCAGAGACTCCCGCAGGCCCTGGCCCCGCTGCCCCCCAGGCTGCCCGAACTGGCACCTACCGCCCCCCTTCCCTACCCTGCCCCAGAGGCCAGTGGGCCCCCCGCCGTTGCACCTCGGCGCAtcccccccccaccacccccggTGCCTGCAGGACGCTTAGCCACCCCGTTTACTGCGGCCATGAGTTCGGGACAGGCCGTGCCGTACCCAGGATTACAGTGCCCGCCCCTGCCCCCCCGCGTGGGCCTCCCCACTCAGCAAGGATTCTCTTCGCAGTTTGTGTCCCCATATCCGCCACCTCTCCCTCAAAGACCCCCGCCCCGGCTCCCTCCACACCAGCCGGGTTTCATCCTCCAGTGA
- the VPS37B gene encoding vacuolar protein sorting-associated protein 37B isoform X3 — MRNQGAWLRTQNVQLNKEMTLASNRSLAEGNLLYQPQLDTLKARLTQKYQELQVLFEAYQIKKTKLDRQSSSASLETLLALLQAEGAKIEEDTENMAEKFLDGELPLDSFIDVYQSKRKLAHMRRVKIEKLQEMVLKGQRLPQALAPLPPRLPELAPTAPLPYPAPEASGPPAVAPRRIPPPPPPVPAGRLATPFTAAMSSGQAVPYPGLQCPPLPPRVGLPTQQGFSSQFVSPYPPPLPQRPPPRLPPHQPGFILQ; from the exons ATGAGAAACCAGGGGGCTTGGCTCCGG ACACAGAATGTTCAGCTTAACAAAGAAATGACACTTGCCAGCAACCGGAGCCTGGCAGAAGGAAACCTTTTGTACCAGCCCCAGCTGGACACGTTGAAAGCACGCTTGACCCAGAAATACCAGGAACTCCAGGTTCTCTTTGAAGCCTATCAGATAAAGAAGACCAAATTAG acagacaGTCTAGCAGCGCTTCCTTGGAGACCCTGTTAGCACTTCTTCAGGCAGAAGGGGCCAAGATTGAGGAAGACACTGAG AACATGGCAGAGAAGTTTCTGGATGGAGAACTTCCTCTGGATTCCTTCATTGATGTCTATCAGAGCAAACGGAAACTGGCCCACATGCGACGGGTGAAAATCGAGAAGCTCCAGGAGATGGTGCTAAAGGGGCAGAGACTCCCGCAGGCCCTGGCCCCGCTGCCCCCCAGGCTGCCCGAACTGGCACCTACCGCCCCCCTTCCCTACCCTGCCCCAGAGGCCAGTGGGCCCCCCGCCGTTGCACCTCGGCGCAtcccccccccaccacccccggTGCCTGCAGGACGCTTAGCCACCCCGTTTACTGCGGCCATGAGTTCGGGACAGGCCGTGCCGTACCCAGGATTACAGTGCCCGCCCCTGCCCCCCCGCGTGGGCCTCCCCACTCAGCAAGGATTCTCTTCGCAGTTTGTGTCCCCATATCCGCCACCTCTCCCTCAAAGACCCCCGCCCCGGCTCCCTCCACACCAGCCGGGTTTCATCCTCCAGTGA
- the VPS37B gene encoding vacuolar protein sorting-associated protein 37B isoform X2: MTGVGLKKSCLKRNRDTHWTQNVQLNKEMTLASNRSLAEGNLLYQPQLDTLKARLTQKYQELQVLFEAYQIKKTKLDRQSSSASLETLLALLQAEGAKIEEDTENMAEKFLDGELPLDSFIDVYQSKRKLAHMRRVKIEKLQEMVLKGQRLPQALAPLPPRLPELAPTAPLPYPAPEASGPPAVAPRRIPPPPPPVPAGRLATPFTAAMSSGQAVPYPGLQCPPLPPRVGLPTQQGFSSQFVSPYPPPLPQRPPPRLPPHQPGFILQ; this comes from the exons ATGACTGGGGTGGGGTTGAAGAAGAGCTGCTTAAAGAGAAACAGGGACACACACTGG ACACAGAATGTTCAGCTTAACAAAGAAATGACACTTGCCAGCAACCGGAGCCTGGCAGAAGGAAACCTTTTGTACCAGCCCCAGCTGGACACGTTGAAAGCACGCTTGACCCAGAAATACCAGGAACTCCAGGTTCTCTTTGAAGCCTATCAGATAAAGAAGACCAAATTAG acagacaGTCTAGCAGCGCTTCCTTGGAGACCCTGTTAGCACTTCTTCAGGCAGAAGGGGCCAAGATTGAGGAAGACACTGAG AACATGGCAGAGAAGTTTCTGGATGGAGAACTTCCTCTGGATTCCTTCATTGATGTCTATCAGAGCAAACGGAAACTGGCCCACATGCGACGGGTGAAAATCGAGAAGCTCCAGGAGATGGTGCTAAAGGGGCAGAGACTCCCGCAGGCCCTGGCCCCGCTGCCCCCCAGGCTGCCCGAACTGGCACCTACCGCCCCCCTTCCCTACCCTGCCCCAGAGGCCAGTGGGCCCCCCGCCGTTGCACCTCGGCGCAtcccccccccaccacccccggTGCCTGCAGGACGCTTAGCCACCCCGTTTACTGCGGCCATGAGTTCGGGACAGGCCGTGCCGTACCCAGGATTACAGTGCCCGCCCCTGCCCCCCCGCGTGGGCCTCCCCACTCAGCAAGGATTCTCTTCGCAGTTTGTGTCCCCATATCCGCCACCTCTCCCTCAAAGACCCCCGCCCCGGCTCCCTCCACACCAGCCGGGTTTCATCCTCCAGTGA